The Candidatus Coatesbacteria bacterium genomic sequence TGACCTGGCCGGGATGACCCCCGTCGAGCGGAGCGCCTGGACCGCCGGAGCCCTGGAACGCTTCAAGGAGCGGGTACCCGCTTCAGCCACGCGCCGGCGGTTGTTGACGAGCTTCAGTTGCAGTTACCTGGAGGAGGTCGAGCTGGGGCTGGGGCCGGAGCCGCTGGAACGGATGCGCAGCCTCTACCGGAAAACGGGGGACCTCGACGGCGTCCTGGCGGCGATGCGGGAAGCCAACGCCGTCGAGGGCCGCAAGCTCTACCCGGCCTTCGAGCGGCGCGGCGCGACCGTCGCCGTCACCAAACCGCCCCGGGATCCCGCCGCCTACGAGCAAGCCGCCACGCCCCTGGAGAAAAGGCGGGCGGCCTGTTTCTGCCCCCTGGCCGCGGCGGGCGCCGAGACCCTGCCGGAGGAGTACTGCTACTGCGGCGCCGGTTGGAGCAAGATCATCTGGGAGTTCATCCTCGAACGGTCCGTCGAGGTCGAGGTCAGCGGTTCGCTGATGGCCGGCGACGAGGCCTGCAGCTTTATCATCCGACCGAGCGCTCCGCCGGAGGGTTAGGTCGAATCGTCGTCCCCCGGCTCCGTTTCACCCGTCTCCATTTCACCGATGAGCAGCTCGAAGCGCGGATCGCTGCGCAGGGGGGCCAGGTCTTCGTCGCTCTCGACGGCCCGGCTCAGGGAGGGGTCCAGTTCCAGGGCCCGCTCGAGATACCCGAGGGCCGTCTCCCAATCCCCGTGCCGTACCGCCAGGCAGGCCAGATTGTAGCGGGGCAGCGGCAGCGAGGGGTTCAGCTCGGCGGCGCGGCGGAACTCCTCGGCGCCCAGCTCCTCGGCGCCCAGCCGACAGTGGGTCACGCCGGCGTTGTAGTGGGCCATGGCGAAGTCCGGATCGAGCTCCAGAGCCCGGCGGGTGTTGGCCAGGGCCTCCTCCAGTTTGTCCGTCCGCTCCAGCAGGCCCCCGAGGGTATAGTGGATGTCGGCGTCGTCGGGGGCCACCCGCAGGGCCTGGCGAGCGGCCTCGACGGCCTCGTCGAAGCGGCCCAGATTGCCCAACTGCTTGGCCAGCTCGACCCGGGCCGGAATCAGCCGGGGATGGTAGCGGACGGCGCGGTGAAAGCAGGCCGCGGCGGCTTCTCGCCTGGCCCGATCATCGGCGGTCAGCATGCCGCGGAAGTACCACTCCCGGGCCAGGGCGCGTCGCTCGAAGCCCAGCAGCGTCTGCGGCTCCTCCGGTTTTCGCGGCGGCCGGGTCAACCCCAGCAGCTCGTAGTAGGCCCGCCGGTCCTCCTGGGGCACGTCGGCCGAAGGCGGCCGGTCGAGGACATCGAAGCGCCCCAGGTAGCGGTAACGGTAGAGGGTGTTGGAGGCCAGCGCGGCGGCGACCTCGGTGACGGCTACACCGCCCGGCGGGGCCAGGTGCTGCAGGACGAAGGCCGTA encodes the following:
- a CDS encoding tetratricopeptide repeat protein, whose amino-acid sequence is METAEQRVQRAQHFLPIVFTDLVGSKGAMHYLPAAWVRRVLREHSGLALRLAGGRHPERQLAFPPTNLGDGNLFILRDIDEALLLALRLARSWESRWRKLIAPRLRSSRNALHGGSLRLRIAVHYGEVIAEQFEQLRQGATYSSAINTAFVLQHLAPPGGVAVTEVAAALASNTLYRYRYLGRFDVLDRPPSADVPQEDRRAYYELLGLTRPPRKPEEPQTLLGFERRALAREWYFRGMLTADDRARREAAAACFHRAVRYHPRLIPARVELAKQLGNLGRFDEAVEAARQALRVAPDDADIHYTLGGLLERTDKLEEALANTRRALELDPDFAMAHYNAGVTHCRLGAEELGAEEFRRAAELNPSLPLPRYNLACLAVRHGDWETALGYLERALELDPSLSRAVESDEDLAPLRSDPRFELLIGEMETGETEPGDDDST